A window from Culex pipiens pallens isolate TS chromosome 3, TS_CPP_V2, whole genome shotgun sequence encodes these proteins:
- the LOC120416036 gene encoding uncharacterized protein LOC120416036 codes for MTGGNVDSENCHRRVKEEEKAGRLLLQLADDEGAQFAQASAAIKKHMYVDDFIGGAQIVDDAILLRSDLCKLLLKGGFQLRMWCSNPLAVLADIPRKLLGTQSSLQFDPEETIKTLGISWEPEADVFRFVVSVVWDLSPTKRNILSVIAQLYDPLGLIAPVVVLAKIVLQELWYLALEWDALVPPELRTRWFDFCEGLSHLTNFRIDRYAFARKCCYAELHFFSDASEVAYGAVAYVRSESPDGKIKVSLLTSKSKVAPLKKRSIPRLELCAFFLAAQMYVRVVEALDVKFQDVYFWTDSEVVLQWLKSAPRRWKPFVANRISEIQIITHGAKCLHVAGLENPADLVSRGMPTEKLVNSPKWKFGASWLGKHKPLWPPQRDLKGALPIEEQKEKPILVVQTAPPNHVFTIFFSYRRLLNAVGLALRFAQNVRKPCKRNTDRVLSVVELEAAKVALVKIVQAETFRRTSSCCGKADLSHQSPLCACSTHSWIKLV; via the exons ATGACAGGAGGAAATGttgacagcgagaactgtcaTCGACGGGTGAAGGAAGAGGAAAAGG CTGGCAGACTTTTGCTTCAGCTGGCAGACGACGAAGGCGCGCAGTTCGCCCAGGCCAGCGCGGCCATCAAGAAGCACATGTACGTGGACGACTTCATCGGCGGCGCGCAAATCGTAGACGACGCGATCCTGCTGCGCTCCGATCTCTGCAAGCTGCTGCTGAAGGGAGGATTCCAGCTGCGTATGTGGTGCTCCAACCCGCTCGCCGTCCTGGCGGACATTCCCCGCAAGCTCCTTGGAACGCAGTCGTCGTTACAGTTCGACCCCGAAGAGACGATCAAAACCCTTGGCATCAGCTGGGAGCCCGAAGCTGACGTGTTCCGGTTCGTTGTCTCGGTCGTCTGGGACCTGTCCCCCACCAAGCGCAACATCCTCTCCGTAATCGCCCAGCTGTACGACCCCCTCGGTCTGATCGCTCCCGTCGTCGTACTCGCCAAGATCGTCCTGCAGGAGTTGTGGTACTTGGCACTGGAGTGGGACGCGTTGGTCCCCCCGGAGTTGCGCACAAGATGGTTCGACTTTTGCGAAGGGCTTTCGCACCTGACCAACTTCCGCATCGACCGCTACGCCTTCGCCCGCAAATGCTGCTACGCCGAGCTCCATTTCTTCTCGGATGCGTCCGAGGTGGCCTACGGAGCAGTCGCCTACGTGCGCTCGGAGTCGCCGGACGGCAAGATCAAGGTGAGCTTGCTGACATCGAAGTCGAAGGTGGCCCCCCTCAAGAAGCGAAGCATACCCCGCCTGGAACTTTGCGCATTCTTTCTCGCCGCGCAAATGTACGTGAGAGTCGTCGAAGCCCTGGACGTGAAGTTTCAAGACGTGTACTTCTGGACCGACTCGGAGGTGGTTCTGCAGTGGCTGAAGTCGGCGCCCCGAAGGTGGAAACCCTTCGTCGCGAATCGCATCTCGGAGATCCAGATCATCACCCACGGCGCAAAGTGCCTGCACGTCGCCGGCTTGGAGAACCCTGCGGATCTGGTGTCCCGCGGAATGCCGACGGAGAAGCTCGTCAACAGCCCCAAGTGGAAGTTCGGAGCGTCCTGGTTGGGCAAGCACAAACCGCTGTGGCCCCCGCAGCGCGACCTCAAAGGTGCGCTCCCCATCGAAGAGCAGAAGGAGAAACCCATTCTGGTTGTACAAACCGCCCCGCCCAACCATGTCTTCACCATCTTCTTCTCGTACCGACGCCTGCTGAACGCAGTAGGCCTCGCTTTGCGTTTTGCACAGAACGTCCGCAAGCCTTGCAAGCGGAACACGGACCGAGTTCTGTCGGTCGTCGAGCTGGAAGCCGCTAAGGTCGCTCTCGTCAAGATCGTCCAAGCCGAGACGTTCCGGAGGACCTCAAGCTGTTGCGGAAAGGCCGACCTGTCGCACCAAAGTCCCCTCTGCGCCTGCTCAACCCATTCTTGGATCAAGCTGGTGTGA
- the LOC120416037 gene encoding uncharacterized protein LOC120416037 — translation MVIPGFHPFTRLMLTYYHLKVIHGGITVTLASVRDEFWPLNGRRAVRNAIRRCFRCCRANPQPIQQPIGQLPVARVTANEAFTCTGVDFCGPLYLKPTHRRAASRKCYVAVFICLSTKAVHLELVNDLSTAAFLMALTRFTWRRNKPSHIYSDNGTNFIGAKNVLHQLYQMLQPGPESDKIAKHLADDGIQWHLIPPRAPNFGGLWEAAVKVAKKHLVRQLGNSLLSFEELTTVLTAIEGCMDSRPLTRLSEDPNDLSALNSIPFKNV, via the coding sequence ATGGTCATCCCTGGCTTCCACCCGTTCACGCGACTGATGCTGACCTACTACCACTTGAAGGTGATCCACGGTGGCATCACGGTGACGCTCGCCAGCGTCCGAGACGAGTTCTGGCCGTTGAACGGCCGCCGCGCGGTGCGCAACGCGATTCGCCGCTGCTTCAGATGTTGCCGAGCGAACCCCCAACCCATCCAGCAGCCGATCGGTCAGCTGCCCGTCGCCAGAGTCACCGCCAACGAAGCGTTCACCTGCACCGGCGTCGATTTCTGCGGGCCGCTGTATTTGAAACCAACGCACCGCCGCGCCGCATCCCGCAAGTGCTATGTCGCGGTCTTCATCTGCCTGAGCACTAAGGCCGTCCACCTGGAGCTGGTCAACGATCTGTCCACTGCAGCGTTCCTGATGGCCCTGACCCGGTTCACCTGGAGAAGAAACAAGCCGAGTCACATCTACTCCGATAACGGAACCAATTTCATCGGAGCCAAGAACGTCCTTCACCAGCTGTACCAGATGCTGCAGCCCGGACCCGAAAGCGACAAGATCGCCAAGCACCTGGCGGACGACGGCATCCAGTGGCACCTGATCCCCCCGCGCGCTCCCAACTTCGGCGGTCTCTGGGAGGCTGCTGTTAAGGTGGCCAAGAAGCATCTCGTCCGGCAGCTCGGAAACTCACTGCTGTCCTTCGAGGAGTTGACCACGGTGCTCACTGCGATCGAAGGCTGTATGGACTCCCGCCCTTTAACCCGGCTGTCGGAGGATCCCAACGATCTGTCCGCGCTCAATTCAATaccttttaaaaatgtataa
- the LOC120416035 gene encoding DNA replication licensing factor Mcm7-like produces MTRIESSLTPEIYGHLVVKKALLIGDHGVAKAQMMGYIDHDLSERSCVDSSVRPLQLTPRQSGPQHLRLAKHITFVHSYGKLPLSRIKSLDMSLIRGWTFPTDGRASYMSSLSTLSGRQNRVRVS; encoded by the coding sequence ATGACGCGAATCGAGAGCAGTTTGACGCCTGAGATTTACGGCCATTTGGTCGTGAAGAAGGCGCTGCTGATAGGAGATCACGGTGTGGCCAAGGCGCAGATGATGGGCTACATCGATCATGACTTGTCTGAACGCTCCTGTGTTGATTCCAGCGTACGGCCGTTACAACTCACTCCTAGACAATCCGGACCGCAACATCTTCGTCTGGCCAAACACATCACCTTCGTCCATAGCTATGGAAAGCTGCCGCTATCGCGCATCAAATCTCTGGACATGTCGCTGATCCGCGGGTGGACATTTCCAACAGACGGAAGGGCCTCCTACATGTCATCCTTGTCAACTTTGTCGGGCAGACAGAACCGGGTTAGGGTCAGCTAA